The following coding sequences are from one Caminibacter pacificus window:
- a CDS encoding NFACT RNA binding domain-containing protein, giving the protein MKAFVLAKIAERLKKYKYIKRALRVDENLILLQFDNDKYYFDLTKGSGDIYINIDYPLVKKFKAPFDIVLEKKFTKAKLIDVRAKERILTITAKNQNRFKEEIVKIRFEFTGRYTNAIILDENDVIIESLRHISENISSRVVKPGIKLEELPSIEIKEKVFEIDDIEKYTKELFEKKYQNRLNQKKESLLKKIDKKIKEIENKLKKLEDEDKLLQKTKTYKKYADVAMANLYMIKPYDKELKTYDFEGNEITIPIPQLKNINEIGNYYYKLSKKAKRKAENLHIERKYLKEQLEFLKNYKKLVLNAQNLSELKTYEPPKKEKKEDENIAKFYFDDYLIMVGKNEKGNIKLLKSSNANDLWLHIKNHPGAHVIVKNNKLSLNDDIIKKAAQLAVAFSGKDEGEVDYTKRKFVKIKDGANVEYGKYGTVKVRI; this is encoded by the coding sequence ATGAAAGCGTTTGTTTTGGCAAAAATCGCCGAAAGACTAAAAAAATACAAATATATAAAAAGAGCGCTAAGAGTTGATGAAAATCTTATTTTATTGCAATTTGACAATGATAAATACTATTTTGATTTGACAAAAGGAAGTGGTGATATTTATATAAATATCGATTATCCTTTGGTGAAAAAATTTAAAGCACCTTTTGATATCGTGCTTGAGAAGAAATTTACAAAAGCAAAATTGATTGACGTTCGGGCAAAAGAGAGAATCTTAACGATTACGGCAAAAAATCAAAATCGCTTTAAAGAAGAGATTGTAAAAATAAGATTCGAATTTACGGGAAGATACACAAATGCGATAATTCTTGATGAAAACGACGTAATTATCGAGTCTTTAAGACATATTAGCGAAAACATTTCAAGCCGTGTGGTAAAGCCGGGTATTAAACTTGAAGAATTGCCGAGTATCGAAATAAAAGAAAAAGTTTTTGAAATAGACGATATCGAAAAATATACAAAAGAGCTTTTTGAGAAAAAATATCAAAACAGACTGAATCAGAAAAAAGAGTCTTTGTTAAAAAAAATCGATAAAAAAATAAAAGAGATAGAAAACAAACTAAAAAAATTGGAAGATGAAGATAAGCTTTTGCAAAAAACTAAAACTTACAAAAAATACGCAGATGTAGCTATGGCGAATTTGTATATGATTAAACCTTATGACAAAGAGCTTAAAACTTATGATTTTGAGGGGAACGAAATAACTATTCCCATTCCTCAGCTAAAAAATATAAACGAAATAGGAAATTACTATTATAAACTCTCCAAAAAAGCAAAGAGAAAAGCCGAAAATCTGCATATAGAAAGAAAATATCTAAAAGAACAGCTCGAATTTTTGAAAAATTATAAAAAGTTAGTCTTAAACGCTCAAAATTTAAGCGAGTTAAAAACGTACGAGCCTCCTAAAAAAGAGAAAAAAGAGGACGAAAATATAGCGAAATTCTATTTTGACGATTATTTAATAATGGTAGGGAAAAACGAAAAAGGAAATATTAAGCTTTTAAAAAGCTCGAACGCGAACGATTTGTGGCTCCATATAAAAAATCATCCCGGAGCTCACGTAATCGTAAAAAACAACAAACTTTCCTTAAATGATGATATAATTAAAAAAGCGGCTCAGCTTGCGGTGGCTTTTAGCGGAAAAGATGAAGGTGAAGTTGATTATACGAAGCGCAAGTTTGTAAAAATCAAAGACGGTGCCAACGTCGAATACGGCAAATACGGCACCGTAAAGGTGAGAATATGA
- a CDS encoding HdeD family acid-resistance protein — protein MFVTNNIDKEKLKEFSTLSIITGIIMAIAGLLAIVNPVAGSLAFVIFLGALFVASGIVQAYITFKAHQKSLGAWFKVLMLLITGILLLIWPGSGIAAVAILLAAYFFVDSFASFQMALDLKPLKGWGLAALNGVLSFILGIVMIIGWPFSAPFVVGIIIGVSFLMDGFVLIYLGILAKKGAHD, from the coding sequence ATGTTCGTTACAAACAACATCGACAAAGAAAAACTCAAAGAGTTTAGTACTTTGTCAATTATCACAGGTATCATTATGGCAATTGCGGGGCTTCTTGCTATCGTTAATCCGGTTGCGGGAAGTTTGGCGTTTGTAATTTTCTTAGGTGCGCTTTTCGTAGCAAGCGGTATCGTACAAGCTTACATTACATTTAAAGCACACCAAAAATCATTAGGTGCTTGGTTTAAAGTATTAATGCTTTTAATTACAGGTATTTTACTTTTAATCTGGCCTGGAAGCGGAATTGCAGCGGTTGCTATTTTATTAGCGGCGTATTTCTTTGTAGACAGTTTCGCATCATTCCAAATGGCGCTTGACTTAAAACCTTTAAAAGGTTGGGGACTTGCGGCACTTAACGGTGTGCTAAGCTTTATCTTAGGTATCGTAATGATTATCGGATGGCCGTTTAGTGCGCCTTTTGTAGTAGGTATTATTATCGGTGTGAGCTTTTTAATGGACGGATTCGTATTAATTTATCTCGGAATCCTTGCAAAAAAAGGCGCTCACGACTGA
- a CDS encoding phosphoribosylanthranilate isomerase, translating to MRVKICGITNYEDAKLACDYGADALGFVFYKPSPRFIEAGVAKKIIEKLPPFVTKVALFVNMSAESINGAMEFLKADIAQIHFDADEDFFSKLNCKYLPVVRAKEKSDIDKFEENYKIVDAYVPEYGGSGKRVALEWFENRDNSKIILAGGLTPENVFEVGRYGFYGVDVSSGVEERPGKKDKRKLRKFIELAKYGLRCG from the coding sequence ATGAGAGTGAAAATCTGCGGCATTACGAATTATGAAGACGCAAAGCTTGCGTGTGATTACGGAGCGGATGCACTCGGGTTTGTATTTTATAAACCTTCTCCCCGCTTTATCGAAGCTGGAGTTGCCAAAAAAATAATCGAAAAACTCCCTCCTTTTGTTACGAAAGTGGCACTTTTTGTGAATATGAGTGCCGAGAGTATTAACGGAGCTATGGAATTTTTGAAAGCCGATATCGCTCAAATTCATTTTGACGCGGATGAAGATTTTTTTAGTAAACTGAATTGTAAATATCTGCCTGTAGTCAGAGCAAAAGAAAAAAGCGATATAGATAAATTCGAAGAAAACTATAAAATAGTGGACGCTTATGTTCCCGAATACGGAGGAAGCGGTAAAAGAGTTGCTCTTGAGTGGTTTGAAAATAGAGACAATTCAAAAATAATCTTAGCCGGAGGGCTTACGCCAGAGAATGTTTTTGAAGTGGGAAGATATGGATTTTACGGGGTTGATGTCAGCAGCGGGGTAGAAGAGAGACCCGGAAAAAAAGATAAAAGAAAACTGAGAAAATTTATAGAGCTTGCAAAATACGGACTTAGGTGCGGATAG
- a CDS encoding carbon-nitrogen hydrolase translates to MKISLIQQEYKGNKADTVAHTVEMIKKAKGELVILQELHQNEYFCKCEDTKYFDYAESFKEDVEFWRKVSEEQNIVLVTSLFEKVMDGIYYNTAVVFDRGEIAGKYRKTHIPDDPGFYEKFYFTPGDEIEPIDTSVGRLGVLVCWDQWYPEPARIMALKGAEILIYPTAIGWLMCPENRVDELCEKENTPEEKQKMLNAWLSVQRGHAVANGVYVVAVNRVGREKDESEVLGGIEFWGNSFIYGPQGEVIAKAGGNEEIIEADIDLKGAAEVRKIWPFFRDRRIELYDCLKRRYCKCD, encoded by the coding sequence ATGAAGATATCTTTGATTCAGCAGGAATATAAAGGAAATAAAGCCGATACCGTAGCCCATACGGTAGAGATGATAAAAAAAGCGAAAGGCGAGCTTGTTATATTACAAGAGCTTCATCAAAACGAATATTTTTGTAAATGCGAAGATACTAAATATTTCGATTATGCCGAAAGTTTTAAAGAGGATGTCGAATTTTGGAGAAAAGTGAGTGAAGAGCAAAATATAGTACTTGTGACGTCTCTGTTTGAAAAAGTAATGGACGGAATCTATTACAATACGGCCGTTGTTTTTGACAGAGGAGAAATAGCTGGAAAATATAGAAAAACTCATATTCCCGACGACCCCGGATTTTATGAGAAATTTTATTTCACACCGGGCGATGAAATAGAGCCGATTGATACGAGTGTAGGGAGACTCGGCGTTTTGGTGTGTTGGGACCAGTGGTATCCGGAGCCTGCGAGAATTATGGCATTAAAAGGAGCTGAAATTTTAATATACCCTACGGCGATAGGGTGGCTTATGTGTCCTGAAAATAGGGTTGACGAGCTTTGCGAAAAAGAAAACACCCCTGAAGAAAAACAAAAAATGCTAAACGCCTGGCTTAGTGTCCAAAGAGGTCATGCCGTGGCAAACGGAGTTTATGTTGTGGCTGTTAATAGAGTGGGGCGAGAAAAAGATGAAAGCGAAGTGCTCGGCGGTATTGAATTTTGGGGAAATAGTTTTATTTACGGACCTCAAGGCGAAGTTATTGCAAAAGCGGGAGGTAATGAAGAAATCATAGAAGCCGATATAGATTTAAAAGGGGCTGCGGAAGTTAGAAAAATTTGGCCGTTTTTTAGAGACAGAAGAATTGAACTGTATGATTGTTTAAAAAGGAGATATTGTAAGTGCGATTGA
- a CDS encoding addiction module protein: MINVKNLKLEEKLLLMEELLNSMEKIDSPSWHEKVLQKRKDFNNKKTYTIEEIKNEFSNKNI; encoded by the coding sequence ATGATTAATGTAAAAAACCTAAAATTAGAAGAAAAGTTGCTTTTAATGGAAGAATTGTTAAATTCAATGGAAAAAATAGATTCTCCATCTTGGCATGAAAAAGTTTTACAAAAAAGAAAGGATTTTAATAACAAAAAAACTTACACAATTGAAGAAATAAAAAATGAATTTTCAAATAAAAATATCTGA
- a CDS encoding saccharopine dehydrogenase family protein, giving the protein MANLLIIGAGGVGRVSAFKAAKNKDTFKNIILASRTKSKCDDIAKDIKEKLGIEIKTYALDANKEENVIDLIKKENIDIVCNVALPYQNLPIMHACIKTGAAYLDTALAETEDNPDTYYDLQWALDEDFKKAHTMALLGCGFDPGVTSVMVKYAADYLLDELEEIEIYDCNFGDHGRHFATNFDPEINLRELNLPGKYWENGEWKTTKPFEIQVKHKYPECGEATSILIWHEELESIVKFFPNLKSAKFYMCFSDKYLYHFNALKNVGMFSIEPIEICEGCKISPLQFLAKVLPDPQDLVKNYKGQTNIGVIAKGKKDGKNKTFYIYNICDHEKAIEETGAHCVSYTTGVPAIIGCKLMAKKIWWSEGVHNVEEFDAKPFFEEMEKQGLPIKVIEVE; this is encoded by the coding sequence ATGGCAAACCTGTTAATTATCGGTGCCGGCGGTGTGGGAAGAGTATCTGCATTTAAAGCAGCAAAAAACAAAGATACGTTTAAAAATATAATCCTTGCAAGCCGCACAAAAAGCAAATGCGACGACATTGCAAAAGATATTAAAGAAAAACTCGGAATAGAAATCAAAACATACGCTCTTGACGCAAACAAAGAAGAAAACGTAATAGATTTAATCAAAAAAGAAAATATCGATATCGTTTGTAACGTTGCGCTTCCTTATCAAAATTTGCCTATTATGCACGCATGTATCAAGACGGGTGCTGCATATTTAGATACGGCGTTAGCCGAAACGGAAGATAATCCAGATACTTATTACGACCTACAATGGGCACTTGATGAAGACTTCAAAAAAGCTCATACGATGGCGCTTCTTGGATGCGGATTCGACCCGGGTGTTACTTCGGTAATGGTAAAATACGCGGCCGATTATCTGCTTGACGAACTTGAAGAGATAGAAATTTACGATTGTAATTTCGGAGACCACGGAAGACATTTCGCTACCAATTTCGACCCTGAAATCAACCTAAGAGAGCTGAATTTACCTGGTAAATATTGGGAAAACGGAGAGTGGAAAACTACAAAACCATTTGAGATTCAAGTAAAACACAAATATCCTGAGTGCGGGGAAGCTACAAGCATTCTTATTTGGCACGAAGAGCTCGAGAGTATCGTAAAATTCTTCCCGAATTTGAAAAGTGCGAAATTTTATATGTGCTTTAGCGACAAATACCTATATCACTTCAACGCTTTAAAAAACGTAGGAATGTTCAGTATCGAACCGATAGAAATTTGTGAAGGATGTAAAATATCACCTTTACAATTCCTTGCAAAAGTTCTTCCGGACCCTCAAGATTTAGTCAAAAACTACAAAGGTCAAACAAATATCGGAGTTATCGCAAAAGGTAAAAAAGACGGCAAAAACAAAACCTTTTACATCTACAACATCTGCGACCACGAAAAAGCCATCGAAGAAACAGGTGCTCACTGCGTAAGTTATACGACGGGAGTGCCGGCGATTATCGGCTGTAAACTGATGGCTAAAAAGATTTGGTGGAGCGAGGGAGTTCACAACGTAGAAGAATTCGATGCAAAACCTTTTTTTGAAGAAATGGAAAAACAAGGCCTTCCTATTAAGGTAATCGAGGTTGAATAA
- a CDS encoding diguanylate cyclase, which produces MRLIWLFFAVFLYAYNFYVPEKYKGVLPENFKILKYKSLKDINFTNSLVLVSSDYLPFILKNNLKILTPVGVKKEYILSNIDSLSKIKTIANVDLPVKILLDKVNGNYKEVNATYEDFKSKKIDAIVVEKKPKNEDFYDFYLPNYGIVFTKYLIIYKNEIPNLKSINMHFEKIFDFKFKPVYLSLILTGYYIDRKVEFSKVLFENYYVQKEAEEKLRVAVTPNWPPFDIYVNDQLSGIGVDFFKLIAKKAGLNYRFIIVNYWPDVLKMIKEKEADITPNTSETQDRKKYALFSKPYYSFPLGIVCNSNAHINSFREIKKIAVGKDFTAEKLMKKYYPNLQYIEVKNVKEALELAAKSKDVCAVDMLPVILWNIQKLSLYNLTLVHKTSFKFNLQIMIRKDRPDLLKKINKAIDSLSPEEKSKIVNKYIGGVLKEENSNNSLVFIFVSIIILVILALIILKYRKSSMTDELTGILNRRGVIKEAKKISVESTLLFFDIDHFKKINDTYGHEFGDYVLKEISKLIKNSIRNSDVFGRWGGEEFVLILRGTKYKDGLKVAEKIRKIVENYDFNGIKVTISIGEAPFRGDLQNAVEKADKALYEAKENGRNQVKGIE; this is translated from the coding sequence GTGCGATTGATATGGTTGTTTTTTGCCGTTTTTTTGTATGCGTATAATTTTTACGTACCTGAAAAATATAAAGGAGTGTTGCCCGAGAATTTTAAAATTTTAAAATATAAGAGTCTGAAAGATATAAATTTTACGAATTCTTTGGTTTTGGTTTCGAGTGATTATCTGCCTTTCATACTAAAAAATAATTTGAAAATATTAACTCCCGTGGGAGTTAAAAAAGAGTATATTTTAAGTAATATCGATTCGCTAAGTAAAATAAAAACCATAGCAAATGTCGATTTACCGGTAAAAATATTACTTGATAAAGTAAACGGCAATTATAAAGAAGTAAACGCTACGTATGAGGATTTCAAATCAAAAAAAATAGATGCTATTGTAGTTGAAAAAAAGCCGAAAAATGAGGATTTTTATGATTTTTATCTTCCGAATTACGGTATCGTTTTTACGAAATATCTTATTATTTACAAAAATGAAATTCCAAATCTCAAAAGTATCAATATGCATTTTGAGAAAATTTTCGATTTTAAATTTAAACCGGTTTATTTATCGCTTATTTTGACAGGGTATTATATTGATCGCAAAGTCGAATTTAGCAAAGTTTTGTTTGAAAATTATTATGTACAAAAAGAAGCCGAAGAAAAATTAAGAGTAGCGGTAACTCCGAATTGGCCGCCTTTTGATATTTACGTAAACGATCAGCTTAGCGGAATCGGAGTAGATTTTTTTAAACTTATAGCGAAAAAAGCGGGATTGAATTATAGATTTATAATCGTAAATTATTGGCCCGACGTATTAAAGATGATAAAAGAAAAAGAAGCCGATATTACGCCTAATACTTCGGAAACTCAGGATAGAAAAAAATACGCTCTTTTTTCAAAACCTTACTACTCTTTTCCTCTTGGAATTGTTTGTAATTCAAACGCACATATAAATAGCTTTCGAGAAATTAAAAAAATTGCCGTGGGTAAGGATTTTACTGCGGAAAAACTTATGAAAAAATACTATCCGAATCTTCAATATATAGAAGTTAAAAACGTAAAAGAGGCTCTTGAGTTGGCTGCTAAAAGCAAAGACGTCTGTGCTGTGGATATGTTGCCGGTTATATTGTGGAATATTCAAAAATTATCTCTTTATAATTTAACCCTTGTACATAAGACTTCTTTTAAGTTTAATCTTCAAATTATGATAAGAAAAGATAGACCCGATTTGCTTAAAAAAATAAATAAAGCTATAGATTCTTTATCTCCGGAAGAAAAGAGTAAAATCGTAAATAAATACATCGGAGGCGTTTTAAAAGAAGAAAACAGTAATAATTCGCTTGTTTTCATATTCGTTTCGATTATAATATTAGTAATTTTGGCGTTAATTATTCTAAAATATCGAAAAAGTTCTATGACCGATGAACTTACGGGTATATTGAACCGACGAGGAGTTATAAAAGAGGCTAAAAAAATATCCGTAGAGAGTACTCTATTGTTTTTCGATATTGACCATTTCAAAAAAATTAACGATACTTACGGTCATGAATTCGGAGATTATGTTTTAAAAGAGATTTCCAAACTTATAAAAAACAGTATTAGAAATTCCGATGTTTTCGGAAGATGGGGCGGGGAAGAGTTTGTTTTGATTTTAAGAGGTACGAAATATAAAGACGGTTTGAAGGTAGCGGAAAAAATTAGAAAAATAGTTGAAAATTATGACTTTAACGGCATAAAAGTTACTATTTCAATAGGAGAGGCACCTTTTAGAGGTGATTTACAAAATGCGGTTGAAAAGGCTGATAAAGCTTTGTATGAAGCTAAAGAAAACGGAAGAAATCAAGTGAAAGGAATAGAATGA
- the rpe gene encoding ribulose-phosphate 3-epimerase yields the protein MKIAPSILSADFGKLADEVKAVCDGGADLIHVDVMDGHFVPNMTMGPMIVEAVAKVSTKPLDIHFMVENIPFFVDMYKHLNPEFISFHIEEEKHINRVIQKIRNEGIRPAVVLNPATPVCLLEYIVSDVDMVLLMSVNPGFGGQKFIPSVIDKIKELRELAEKKNPNLLIEVDGGVNNKNAPLLKEAGADILVAGSYVFKSGDYKKAIESLRV from the coding sequence ATGAAAATAGCACCGAGTATTTTAAGTGCGGATTTCGGAAAACTTGCCGATGAGGTAAAAGCGGTATGTGATGGGGGAGCGGATTTGATACATGTTGATGTAATGGACGGGCATTTCGTGCCGAATATGACAATGGGGCCGATGATTGTAGAAGCGGTGGCTAAAGTTTCTACGAAACCTCTTGATATTCACTTTATGGTGGAAAACATTCCTTTTTTTGTGGATATGTATAAACATCTGAATCCTGAATTTATCTCTTTTCATATCGAAGAAGAAAAACATATCAATAGAGTGATTCAAAAAATAAGAAATGAAGGCATAAGACCGGCTGTCGTGCTAAATCCGGCTACTCCGGTTTGTTTACTTGAATATATCGTTAGCGATGTGGATATGGTGCTTTTGATGAGTGTTAATCCGGGATTCGGGGGGCAAAAATTTATACCGAGTGTAATTGATAAAATCAAAGAATTAAGAGAGCTTGCCGAAAAGAAAAATCCTAATCTTTTAATCGAAGTGGACGGAGGAGTAAATAATAAAAACGCGCCTCTTTTAAAAGAAGCGGGTGCTGATATTTTGGTAGCCGGAAGCTATGTGTTTAAAAGCGGGGATTATAAAAAAGCGATTGAGAGTTTAAGGGTTTAA
- a CDS encoding type II toxin-antitoxin system RelE/ParE family toxin: protein MNFQIKISEYAKNDLEIAFDFYEKQATNLGKIFFDYIISEIELLSFYGCLHQKTFGYHRMISKKFPFAIYYDCNKEQKYITIVAILDLRQNPKTIEKYLTKDRK, encoded by the coding sequence ATGAATTTTCAAATAAAAATATCTGAATATGCAAAAAACGATTTGGAAATAGCATTTGATTTTTATGAAAAACAAGCAACAAACTTAGGAAAAATTTTTTTCGATTATATAATTTCCGAAATAGAACTTTTGAGCTTTTACGGATGTTTACATCAAAAAACATTCGGATATCACAGAATGATTAGTAAAAAATTTCCTTTTGCAATATATTATGATTGTAATAAAGAACAAAAATATATTACAATAGTCGCAATCTTAGATTTAAGACAAAATCCAAAAACAATTGAAAAATACCTAACAAAGGATAGAAAATGA
- a CDS encoding phosphoribosyltransferase — protein sequence MKKYYYSYEEFLKDLNTLQNKIKDYNPDCLLAIARGGMTLGHFLAERMDTKELYSLNASSYENEKKVSKPKIFNIPDLSHKKRVLLLDDISDSGETLDEVMKILKKKYPNTQIKSATIFYKENTIHKPDFVLKKADKWIVFFWDKEGQEIIEN from the coding sequence ATGAAAAAATATTACTATTCGTATGAAGAGTTTTTAAAAGATCTTAATACTCTTCAAAACAAAATCAAAGATTACAATCCCGACTGCCTCTTGGCAATCGCCAGAGGAGGTATGACTTTAGGCCATTTTTTGGCCGAGAGAATGGATACAAAAGAGCTATATTCCTTAAATGCATCTTCTTATGAAAACGAAAAAAAAGTTTCAAAACCCAAAATTTTCAATATTCCCGATTTAAGCCATAAAAAAAGAGTACTGTTGCTTGATGACATCAGCGACAGCGGAGAAACTCTTGATGAAGTAATGAAAATTTTAAAAAAGAAATATCCGAACACCCAAATTAAAAGCGCTACGATATTTTATAAAGAAAACACAATCCATAAACCTGATTTCGTACTAAAAAAAGCTGACAAATGGATTGTATTTTTTTGGGATAAAGAAGGACAAGAAATAATTGAAAATTGA
- a CDS encoding saccharopine dehydrogenase family protein, which yields MSNLLIIGAGGVGRVATFKAAMNDHIFKNIVLASRTKEKCDAIAKDIKEKLGVEVKTAEIDAMDVDATAKLIKDTKSDIVLNVALPYQDLAIMDACLKAKAHYVDTANYEHPDEAKFEYKEQWAKDEDFKKAGLMALLGSGFDPGVTNVFTAFAAQELLDEIEYLDILDCNAGDHGYPFATNFNPEINIREITQKGKYYENGEWKEIEPMSVKFDWEYPKVGKFPSYLLYHEELESLTKNFPSIKRARFFMTFSDKYLWHLRALQNVGMTSIEPIEVCEGCEISPMEFLKKVLPDPASLGPRTKGQTHIGVVVTGYKDGEKKRYYIYNICDHQCAFREVGAQCVSYTTGVPAMIGAKMIATKTWFEPGVKNMEEFPARPFMYALNKHGLPWFIEELPTEGLPIDN from the coding sequence ATGAGCAACTTATTAATTATAGGAGCGGGAGGAGTCGGAAGAGTAGCGACTTTCAAAGCGGCAATGAACGATCATATTTTTAAAAACATAGTACTTGCAAGCCGCACGAAAGAAAAGTGCGACGCAATAGCAAAAGACATCAAAGAAAAATTGGGAGTAGAAGTAAAAACGGCAGAAATTGACGCAATGGATGTAGATGCAACCGCAAAACTCATAAAAGATACAAAAAGCGACATCGTACTAAACGTAGCGCTTCCGTATCAAGACTTAGCAATAATGGACGCATGTCTTAAAGCCAAAGCACACTACGTGGATACCGCAAACTACGAACATCCGGATGAGGCGAAATTCGAATATAAAGAACAGTGGGCAAAAGATGAAGACTTTAAAAAAGCGGGCCTTATGGCGCTTCTTGGAAGCGGATTCGACCCGGGAGTAACCAACGTATTTACGGCTTTTGCCGCGCAGGAACTTTTGGATGAAATAGAATATTTGGATATTTTAGACTGTAACGCCGGGGACCACGGATATCCGTTTGCGACAAACTTCAACCCTGAAATCAATATTCGCGAAATCACTCAAAAAGGTAAATATTACGAAAACGGCGAATGGAAAGAGATAGAGCCTATGAGCGTTAAGTTTGATTGGGAGTATCCTAAAGTCGGAAAATTCCCAAGCTATCTTTTATACCACGAAGAGCTTGAAAGTCTGACTAAAAACTTCCCGAGTATCAAAAGAGCGAGATTTTTTATGACGTTTAGCGATAAATATTTATGGCACTTAAGAGCGTTGCAAAACGTAGGAATGACAAGTATAGAGCCTATCGAAGTATGCGAAGGATGTGAAATTTCTCCTATGGAATTTCTAAAAAAAGTACTTCCGGACCCTGCAAGTTTGGGACCGAGAACAAAAGGACAAACTCATATCGGAGTGGTTGTCACGGGATATAAAGACGGCGAGAAAAAAAGATACTACATCTACAACATCTGCGATCATCAATGCGCGTTTAGAGAAGTGGGAGCTCAGTGCGTAAGTTATACGACGGGAGTACCGGCTATGATAGGCGCAAAAATGATAGCGACAAAAACTTGGTTTGAACCTGGCGTTAAAAATATGGAGGAATTTCCTGCGCGTCCGTTTATGTACGCACTCAATAAGCACGGACTTCCTTGGTTTATAGAAGAGCTGCCTACAGAGGGTCTACCTATCGATAATTAA